The following are encoded in a window of Amycolatopsis lexingtonensis genomic DNA:
- a CDS encoding response regulator transcription factor has translation MSEQEESPAPSPRRIHVGVIEDHPLYRYALTRVLTEAPDIELGAVADSVARFAVQDQPAGSVVVLDLKLRGVQDAAAVLEVGQMGHKVLVVSAHAEQPEVLGAMQAGAKGFLSKDVDGDELLRAIRTIADDNAYVSPTLAGMIIQDSEERHAGPKIVLSEREKQVLRLVAAGERDVDVAEILNISVRTVRSYLDRIRDKTGERRRAGFVRVAIREGLLR, from the coding sequence ATGAGCGAGCAGGAGGAGTCCCCGGCCCCGTCGCCGCGGCGGATCCACGTGGGCGTGATCGAGGACCACCCGCTCTACCGGTACGCGCTGACCCGCGTGCTCACCGAGGCGCCGGACATCGAGCTCGGCGCGGTCGCCGATTCGGTGGCCCGGTTCGCGGTCCAGGACCAGCCGGCGGGCAGCGTCGTGGTCCTCGACCTCAAGCTGCGCGGGGTCCAGGACGCGGCCGCGGTCCTGGAAGTGGGGCAGATGGGGCACAAGGTGCTGGTGGTGTCCGCGCACGCGGAACAGCCGGAGGTGCTCGGCGCGATGCAGGCGGGCGCGAAGGGCTTCCTGTCCAAGGACGTCGACGGCGACGAGCTGCTGCGCGCGATCCGCACCATCGCCGACGACAACGCGTACGTGTCGCCGACGCTGGCGGGGATGATCATCCAGGACAGCGAAGAGCGGCACGCCGGGCCGAAGATCGTGCTGTCGGAACGGGAAAAGCAGGTGCTCCGGCTGGTGGCGGCCGGGGAGCGCGACGTCGACGTCGCCGAGATCCTGAACATCAGCGTCCGGACGGTCCGGTCCTACCTGGACCGCATCCGCGACAAGACCGGCGAACGGCGGCGCGCGGGCTTCGTCCGGGTCGCCATCCGCGAAGGACTGCTCCGCTAA
- a CDS encoding type VII secretion protein EccE, with amino-acid sequence MSVETAGAVRPAPSRPASAPLPWLLPIRPLQAAVWELAAIAVLLAWLVKGVTQPVQIAVSAVAGAVVLLTSVRFAGRHLAGWALTWTAFRLRRHDTRRDSPDPLLSVAGPVKVRQHVDRAGNRFGVAEVDGGWSALVRLTPGTGAPGALADILREAYRRTDVPLASAQLLTWAIPRGDQVLRVRWLAVRYRPDLAPIAALARGGGDLGALRSTASAALSLMGALAEAGYQSTVLEAGELAKELRVALGVQGPASGAPEGWRSWTWGGGAPQMCFAPRTPRALDLAVPGAAFTATSYTLTRTAGGKEKAEVTIRVGARPGAPVPAPPSAVPLHGRHGAGVRQTLPLALDS; translated from the coding sequence GTGTCCGTCGAAACCGCCGGCGCCGTCCGCCCGGCACCGTCCCGGCCCGCTTCCGCGCCACTGCCCTGGCTGCTGCCGATCCGGCCGCTGCAGGCCGCGGTGTGGGAGCTCGCCGCGATCGCCGTCCTGCTGGCCTGGTTGGTAAAAGGCGTCACTCAGCCGGTGCAGATCGCCGTCAGCGCGGTCGCCGGGGCCGTCGTGCTGCTGACGTCCGTGCGGTTCGCCGGACGGCACCTGGCGGGGTGGGCACTGACGTGGACGGCGTTCCGGCTCCGGCGCCACGACACCCGCCGCGACAGCCCGGACCCGCTGCTGTCGGTGGCCGGGCCGGTGAAGGTCCGCCAGCACGTCGACCGCGCGGGCAACCGCTTCGGCGTCGCGGAAGTCGACGGCGGCTGGAGCGCGCTGGTGCGGCTGACGCCGGGAACGGGCGCGCCGGGCGCGCTGGCCGACATCCTGCGGGAGGCCTACCGGCGCACGGACGTCCCGCTGGCTTCGGCCCAGCTGCTGACGTGGGCCATCCCCCGCGGCGACCAGGTGCTGCGCGTGCGGTGGCTGGCGGTGCGCTACCGCCCGGACCTGGCCCCGATCGCGGCACTGGCCCGCGGCGGCGGCGACCTCGGGGCGCTGCGGAGCACGGCGTCGGCGGCGTTGAGCTTGATGGGCGCGCTGGCCGAGGCGGGGTACCAGAGCACCGTGCTGGAGGCCGGGGAGCTGGCGAAGGAACTGCGGGTGGCGCTGGGCGTCCAGGGGCCCGCGTCCGGTGCGCCGGAGGGGTGGCGGTCCTGGACGTGGGGCGGCGGTGCGCCGCAGATGTGCTTCGCGCCGAGGACGCCGCGGGCGTTGGACTTGGCGGTGCCGGGCGCGGCGTTCACGGCGACGTCGTACACGCTGACCCGGACCGCGGGCGGCAAGGAGAAGGCGGAAGTGACGATCCGGGTGGGGGCTCGGCCGGGTGCCCCGGTCCCGGCACCGCCGTCGGCCGTCCCCTTGCACGGCCGCCACGGCGCCGGAGTCCGCCAGACGCTCCCGCTGGCGCTGGACAGCTGA
- a CDS encoding histidinol-phosphate transaminase — protein MTIGEEITLAALPLREDLRGKSPYGAPQLDVPVRLNTNENPYPPPPELVADVAEAVRAEAAELHRYPDRDAVALRQDLADYLSVSTRVVLSESNVWAANGSNEVLQQILQAFGGPGRTALGFEPSYSMHPIIASGTRTEWLPAPRRPDFTLDTAAAARLIRERQPDIVFVTSPNNPTGGSIPLGELRVVIEAATGIVVVDEAYAEFSSQASAVELLADYPAQLIVSRTMSKAFAFAGGRLGYLAAAPAVVDALQLVRLPYHLSRLTQAAARAALRHADATLDSVHKLAAERDRVVEALAGLGFDPVPSDANFVLFGRFPDPAAAWRAYLDAGVLIRDPGIEGHLRVSIGTPEENDAFLEASKEVSR, from the coding sequence ATGACGATCGGCGAAGAGATCACGCTGGCCGCGCTGCCGCTGCGCGAGGACCTGCGCGGAAAGTCCCCGTACGGCGCGCCGCAGCTGGACGTCCCGGTCCGGCTCAACACCAACGAAAACCCGTACCCGCCGCCGCCCGAGCTGGTCGCGGACGTGGCGGAGGCGGTCCGCGCGGAAGCCGCCGAGCTGCACCGCTACCCGGATCGCGACGCCGTGGCGCTGCGCCAGGACCTGGCCGACTACCTGAGCGTGTCGACGCGGGTCGTGCTGTCGGAGTCGAACGTCTGGGCCGCCAACGGGTCCAACGAGGTCCTGCAGCAGATCCTGCAGGCCTTCGGCGGTCCCGGGCGCACCGCGCTCGGCTTCGAGCCGTCGTACTCGATGCACCCGATCATCGCGTCGGGTACCCGCACCGAGTGGCTCCCGGCCCCGCGCCGCCCCGATTTCACGCTGGACACGGCGGCGGCCGCGCGGCTCATCCGCGAACGGCAGCCGGACATCGTGTTCGTCACCAGCCCGAACAACCCGACCGGCGGCTCGATCCCGCTGGGCGAGCTGCGCGTGGTGATCGAGGCGGCGACCGGGATCGTGGTGGTCGACGAGGCGTACGCGGAGTTCTCCTCGCAGGCGAGCGCGGTGGAGCTGCTGGCCGACTACCCGGCCCAGCTCATCGTGTCGCGCACGATGAGCAAGGCGTTCGCCTTCGCCGGCGGGCGGCTCGGCTACCTGGCCGCCGCCCCCGCCGTCGTCGACGCGCTGCAGCTGGTGCGCCTGCCGTACCACCTTTCGCGGTTGACGCAGGCGGCCGCGCGCGCGGCGCTGCGGCACGCCGACGCCACTTTGGACAGTGTGCACAAGCTGGCCGCGGAACGCGACCGCGTCGTGGAAGCGCTGGCGGGACTGGGTTTCGACCCGGTCCCGAGCGACGCGAACTTCGTCCTCTTCGGACGGTTCCCCGACCCGGCCGCCGCCTGGCGGGCCTACCTCGACGCCGGCGTGCTGATCCGCGATCCCGGCATCGAGGGGCACCTGCGCGTGAGCATCGGCACCCCGGAAGAGAACGACGCCTTCCTCGAGGCGAGTAAGGAAGTTTCCCGATGA
- a CDS encoding response regulator transcription factor, translating to MTEERSAGEVDQGRVRVAVIEDHPLYRVSVERVLAEADFVELGAVVDSVARFHVHRQPPGSVVLLDLGLPGVAGAAAVLEVCELGHHVLVVSAQAEPEVVLGAIAAGARGFLSKDVDADELLIAIKTVAGGGAYVSAVVAGMIMKDNADRPAVSADAELSPREEQVLRLVAAGERDVDIALILGIGVRTVRGYLDRIRDKTGERRRPGLVKEAIRRGLIGGAGPRRGGRK from the coding sequence ATGACAGAAGAGCGTTCGGCCGGCGAAGTGGACCAGGGGCGGGTCCGCGTCGCGGTCATCGAAGACCATCCGCTGTACCGCGTCTCCGTCGAGCGCGTACTGGCCGAGGCCGACTTCGTCGAGCTCGGCGCGGTGGTCGATTCGGTGGCGCGGTTCCACGTGCACCGGCAGCCGCCGGGCAGCGTGGTCCTGCTCGACCTCGGGCTCCCCGGCGTGGCGGGCGCCGCGGCGGTGCTGGAGGTGTGCGAACTGGGGCACCACGTGCTCGTGGTTTCCGCGCAGGCGGAGCCGGAAGTGGTGCTGGGCGCGATCGCGGCGGGGGCGCGTGGCTTCCTGTCGAAGGACGTCGACGCCGACGAGCTGCTGATCGCGATCAAGACGGTGGCGGGCGGCGGCGCGTACGTCTCGGCCGTCGTCGCCGGGATGATCATGAAGGACAACGCGGACCGGCCGGCCGTCTCGGCGGACGCCGAGCTGTCGCCGCGCGAAGAGCAGGTGCTGCGGCTGGTGGCGGCGGGGGAGCGGGACGTCGACATCGCCCTGATCCTCGGCATCGGCGTCCGGACCGTGCGGGGCTACCTCGACCGGATCCGCGACAAGACGGGCGAACGGCGGCGGCCGGGGCTGGTCAAGGAGGCCATCCGGCGTGGCCTGATAGGCGGCGCGGGCCCCCGGCGCGGCGGCCGCAAATGA
- the eccD gene encoding type VII secretion integral membrane protein EccD, giving the protein MTASLTGTTRRVTVVTPRARVDVALPQQSTFAELVPQLVRLAGAAGQASAEHPGWVLSRLGGAPLALGLSVAAAQIRDGEVLHLTPRERPRGPLLFDDVIDSIASVADTSGGWGPSVARRSGLVAAVVLLLAGGLLVQSAASGSVLAPIGTGLLALVLLLGGGALSRAYGDAEAGAAGAVAGVGVAVLAGMSVLPPHPLFSLSAGPLAAGFAAVTVFGVLAAVSVADRLPWFVAITGAAGIGALTTGVVLLAGVSPASAASVAAVLCTALAAVAPMLSLRLARLPLPRVPDDMEAFRADEQPSLGTEMIGRTSHAQAVLTGLLVALGMVVLASSIVLSSAGPWEAGLAAVLGVAWILRSRSYAGRAQRLVLVGFGILSLVCAGVWLVASGNRTVLFAAGCAVVLAAALCLVYATRVARGLRSPYWSRLLDVSEFLVLLSLVPLVGMIAGVYEAVRG; this is encoded by the coding sequence ATGACGGCTTCTCTCACCGGGACGACGCGGCGGGTCACGGTGGTCACGCCGCGGGCCCGCGTGGACGTCGCCCTGCCGCAGCAGTCGACGTTCGCCGAGCTGGTGCCGCAGCTGGTCCGGCTGGCCGGAGCCGCCGGGCAGGCGTCGGCGGAGCACCCCGGCTGGGTGCTCTCCCGGCTCGGCGGCGCGCCACTGGCCTTGGGCCTGAGCGTCGCGGCCGCCCAGATCCGGGACGGCGAAGTGCTCCACCTGACCCCGCGGGAACGCCCGCGGGGTCCGCTGCTGTTCGACGACGTCATCGACTCGATCGCGAGCGTCGCCGACACCTCCGGCGGCTGGGGCCCGTCGGTGGCGCGCCGGTCCGGCCTGGTGGCCGCGGTCGTGCTGCTGCTGGCGGGCGGGCTGCTGGTGCAGTCGGCGGCGTCCGGCAGCGTCCTGGCGCCGATCGGGACCGGGCTCTTGGCCTTGGTGCTGCTGCTCGGCGGCGGCGCGCTCAGCCGGGCTTACGGCGACGCCGAGGCCGGGGCAGCGGGCGCGGTCGCGGGTGTCGGGGTCGCGGTGCTGGCGGGGATGTCCGTGCTGCCACCGCACCCGCTGTTCTCGCTGTCGGCGGGCCCGCTGGCGGCCGGGTTCGCGGCGGTGACGGTGTTCGGCGTCCTGGCGGCGGTCTCGGTGGCCGACCGCCTCCCGTGGTTCGTGGCGATCACCGGCGCGGCGGGCATCGGCGCCCTGACGACGGGCGTGGTGCTGCTGGCCGGCGTCTCACCCGCTTCGGCCGCCTCGGTGGCCGCGGTGCTGTGCACGGCGCTGGCCGCGGTCGCCCCGATGCTGTCCCTGCGCCTCGCACGGTTGCCGCTGCCCCGCGTCCCGGACGACATGGAGGCGTTCCGCGCGGACGAACAGCCGTCGCTCGGCACCGAGATGATCGGCCGGACGTCCCACGCCCAAGCCGTGCTGACGGGCCTGCTCGTCGCGCTCGGCATGGTGGTGCTGGCTTCTTCCATCGTGCTGTCTTCGGCCGGGCCGTGGGAAGCGGGATTGGCGGCGGTACTGGGCGTGGCGTGGATCCTGCGGTCACGCTCGTACGCGGGCCGGGCGCAGCGGCTGGTGCTGGTCGGGTTCGGCATCCTGAGCCTGGTGTGCGCCGGCGTGTGGCTGGTGGCTTCGGGCAACCGGACGGTGCTGTTCGCGGCGGGCTGCGCGGTCGTCCTGGCGGCGGCGCTGTGCCTGGTGTACGCGACGCGGGTGGCGCGCGGGCTGCGTTCGCCGTACTGGTCGAGGCTGCTGGACGTGTCCGAGTTCCTGGTGCTGCTGTCGCTGGTCCCGTTGGTCGGCATGATCGCGGGCGTCTACGAGGCCGTCCGCGGCTGA
- a CDS encoding carbon-nitrogen hydrolase family protein: MARIALCQVNSGDEPEANLKLVRAGVEAAVAGGARIVVFPEATMARFGRPLEPVAEPLDGPWASAVAAVAAEYDVVVVAGMFTPADGGRVRNTLLITGGGHHRGYDKIHLYDAFGFAESDTVAPGSAVTTFELDGVVYGVATCYDLRFPELFRALADDGADVVLLPASWGAGEGKRDQWEVLVRARALDSGCWVLSCGQADPAATGLTVNPKAPTGIGYSLVADGFGRVVAQAGAAPETLLVDVDPAVSAKARTATGALANRRL, encoded by the coding sequence GTGGCGCGAATCGCGTTGTGCCAGGTCAACTCGGGTGACGAGCCGGAGGCGAATCTGAAGCTCGTTCGCGCCGGCGTGGAAGCCGCGGTGGCGGGCGGCGCGCGGATCGTCGTGTTCCCCGAAGCGACGATGGCGCGCTTCGGCCGTCCGCTGGAGCCGGTCGCGGAGCCGCTCGACGGGCCGTGGGCCTCGGCGGTCGCCGCCGTCGCCGCCGAGTACGACGTCGTGGTCGTCGCCGGGATGTTCACCCCCGCGGACGGTGGCCGGGTCCGCAACACGCTGCTGATCACCGGCGGCGGGCACCACCGCGGCTACGACAAGATCCACCTCTACGACGCGTTCGGGTTCGCCGAGTCCGACACGGTGGCGCCCGGTTCGGCGGTGACCACCTTCGAGCTCGACGGTGTCGTGTACGGCGTCGCGACCTGCTACGACCTGCGGTTCCCGGAGCTGTTCCGCGCGCTGGCCGACGACGGCGCCGACGTCGTGCTGCTGCCGGCGTCGTGGGGCGCCGGCGAGGGCAAGCGCGACCAGTGGGAGGTCCTGGTGCGGGCGCGGGCCCTGGATTCGGGCTGCTGGGTGCTGAGCTGCGGCCAGGCCGACCCCGCGGCGACGGGCCTCACGGTCAACCCGAAGGCGCCGACGGGGATCGGGTACTCGCTGGTCGCGGACGGTTTCGGCCGAGTCGTCGCCCAAGCCGGCGCCGCGCCCGAGACGCTGCTGGTGGACGTCGATCCGGCCGTGTCGGCCAAGGCCCGCACCGCCACGGGAGCCCTGGCCAACCGCCGCCTTTAG
- the hisD gene encoding histidinol dehydrogenase, with product MLNRTDLRGQVPTAAELRATLPRAEYDVDAALHHVRPVVEAVRDRGVEAVLEYTEKFDKVRPAAVRVPRAELTRALEQLDPAVRAALEESITRARKVHAEQRRTDVTTTVVEGGTVTEKWVPVERVGLYAPGGLAVYPSTVVMNVVPAQIAGVGSLVVCSPPQAAFGGLPHPTILAAAELLGVDEVWAAGGAQAVALLAYGGTDTDGAELAPVDIVTGPGNIYLTAAKRLLRGLIGIDSEAGPTEIAILADETADPVHVAADLISQAEHDPLAASVLVTTSEQLADAVDKDLASRVAATKHSERVAEALGGKQSGIILVSTVDDGLRVVDAYAAEHLEIQTADARAVAARVRNAGAIFVGAYAPVSLGDYCAGSNHVLPTGGFARHSSGLSVQSFLKGIHVVDYSEEALREVAGRVVALADAEDLPAHGEAVAARFGGSVR from the coding sequence ATGTTGAACCGCACCGACCTGCGCGGGCAGGTCCCGACCGCCGCCGAACTGCGCGCGACGCTCCCACGCGCCGAATACGACGTGGACGCCGCGCTGCATCACGTGCGCCCGGTGGTCGAGGCGGTCCGTGACCGCGGTGTCGAAGCCGTCCTCGAGTACACCGAGAAGTTCGACAAGGTGCGGCCCGCCGCCGTGCGCGTGCCGCGCGCCGAGCTGACGCGCGCGCTGGAGCAGCTGGACCCGGCCGTGCGCGCGGCGCTGGAGGAGTCCATCACCCGCGCCCGGAAGGTGCACGCCGAGCAGCGCCGGACCGACGTCACGACCACCGTCGTCGAGGGCGGCACGGTCACCGAGAAGTGGGTGCCGGTCGAGCGCGTCGGGCTGTACGCCCCGGGCGGCCTCGCGGTGTACCCCTCGACCGTGGTGATGAACGTCGTCCCGGCGCAGATCGCCGGCGTCGGCTCCCTGGTCGTCTGCTCGCCGCCGCAGGCCGCGTTCGGCGGGCTGCCGCACCCCACCATCCTCGCCGCGGCCGAGCTGCTCGGCGTCGACGAGGTGTGGGCCGCGGGCGGGGCGCAGGCCGTCGCGCTGCTGGCCTACGGCGGCACGGACACCGACGGCGCCGAGCTCGCCCCGGTCGACATCGTCACCGGGCCGGGCAACATCTACCTGACCGCGGCGAAGCGGCTGCTGCGCGGCCTGATCGGGATCGACTCCGAAGCCGGCCCGACCGAGATCGCCATCCTCGCCGACGAGACCGCGGACCCGGTGCACGTCGCCGCCGACCTGATCAGCCAGGCCGAGCACGACCCCCTGGCCGCGAGCGTCCTGGTGACGACGTCGGAACAGCTCGCCGACGCCGTCGACAAGGACCTCGCCAGCCGGGTCGCCGCGACCAAGCACAGCGAGCGAGTCGCCGAAGCACTGGGCGGCAAGCAGTCCGGCATCATTCTGGTGTCCACAGTGGACGACGGCCTGCGGGTCGTCGACGCCTACGCCGCCGAGCACCTGGAGATCCAGACGGCGGACGCGCGCGCGGTCGCGGCCCGGGTCCGCAACGCGGGCGCGATCTTCGTCGGCGCGTACGCCCCGGTGTCGCTCGGCGACTACTGCGCCGGGTCCAACCACGTGCTGCCCACCGGCGGGTTCGCCCGCCACTCCTCGGGCCTGTCGGTGCAGAGCTTCCTCAAGGGCATCCACGTCGTGGACTACTCGGAGGAGGCGCTGCGCGAGGTCGCCGGCCGCGTCGTCGCGCTGGCCGACGCCGAGGACCTCCCCGCGCACGGCGAAGCCGTCGCCGCCCGGTTCGGGGGTTCGGTCCGATGA
- a CDS encoding YbaB/EbfC family nucleoid-associated protein, translating to MTDPYAVPDMDELLAQVRKQTEEVQRIQRTVEAMEVKAHSRQNEVTVTLRGDGRFTSIDIDPRAIREYDARNLSEIVLEAVNAGLQKLAEASNAKFAPVISAAKEV from the coding sequence GTGACCGATCCGTACGCGGTGCCGGACATGGACGAGCTGCTCGCGCAGGTGCGCAAGCAGACCGAAGAGGTCCAGCGGATCCAGCGCACGGTCGAGGCGATGGAGGTCAAGGCGCACTCGCGGCAGAACGAGGTCACCGTCACCCTCCGCGGCGACGGCCGGTTCACCTCGATCGACATCGACCCCCGCGCGATCCGCGAGTACGACGCCCGCAACCTTTCGGAGATCGTCCTCGAGGCGGTGAACGCCGGGCTGCAGAAGCTCGCCGAGGCGTCGAACGCCAAGTTCGCGCCGGTGATCTCGGCCGCGAAAGAGGTGTGA
- the eccB gene encoding type VII secretion protein EccB — MWTQRDQIQAYQFLRRRLVSALVAADANHPVSPSRRLVLATVLGLVAALLVTAVFGIIGLLNPSGGKDWLAGGKVIVEEGTGARFILGADGVLHPVLNYASARLLAGGNGEATVSVSPENLGKAGRGTQIGIPGAPDSLPATGALVSAAWTSCSRTTQDAPASEEPRTAVLLAPPASGVELPRDQGVIVRLPQGDRFLLAGGRRYKLSDEAATALQFDSYPTIAVSSRWIDTVPAGRDLAALPVEGAGDRGPAVGGRETRVGEVLAVVDAMAAPGAATSYYLVRRDGLEPVGQTEASLLVTTGANAAAYPGPPAPVEVRAADVAAVAKVAAPRAGGADPAAYPDRIPGKAPITGGSVALCVQGNRLLVSAEFPLSPGAKAIQVATRTEARVADEVFVPPSGGAVVVEAGSATTYLVTDTGRKYPVVSAQALSSLGYGGVAKPPVAGSLLALVPTGPALDPATAGRPAPSGGTG, encoded by the coding sequence GTGTGGACGCAGCGGGACCAGATCCAGGCGTACCAGTTCCTCCGCCGCAGGCTCGTTTCCGCGCTCGTCGCCGCCGACGCCAACCACCCCGTCTCGCCCAGCCGCCGGCTCGTGCTGGCCACCGTGCTGGGTCTCGTGGCCGCGCTGCTCGTCACCGCCGTCTTCGGGATCATCGGCCTGCTGAACCCCTCGGGCGGCAAGGACTGGCTCGCCGGCGGCAAGGTGATCGTCGAGGAGGGCACCGGCGCGCGGTTCATCCTCGGCGCCGACGGCGTGCTGCACCCGGTGCTCAACTACGCGTCCGCGCGGCTGCTGGCCGGCGGCAACGGCGAAGCGACCGTCAGCGTCTCGCCGGAGAATCTCGGCAAGGCGGGCCGCGGCACCCAGATCGGCATCCCGGGCGCGCCCGACTCGCTGCCCGCGACCGGTGCACTCGTGAGCGCCGCGTGGACGAGCTGCAGCCGCACCACCCAGGACGCGCCCGCGTCGGAAGAACCGCGCACCGCCGTCCTGCTCGCCCCGCCCGCGTCCGGCGTCGAACTGCCGCGCGACCAGGGCGTGATCGTCCGGCTGCCGCAGGGGGACCGGTTCCTCCTCGCCGGCGGGCGGCGCTACAAGCTGAGCGACGAGGCCGCGACCGCGCTGCAGTTCGACAGCTACCCGACGATCGCGGTGTCCTCGCGCTGGATCGACACCGTCCCGGCCGGCCGCGACCTCGCCGCGCTGCCGGTCGAGGGCGCCGGCGACCGCGGGCCCGCGGTGGGCGGGCGCGAAACCCGCGTCGGGGAGGTCCTCGCCGTCGTGGACGCGATGGCCGCGCCCGGCGCCGCGACTTCGTACTACCTGGTCCGCCGTGACGGTCTCGAGCCGGTCGGGCAGACCGAAGCGAGCCTCCTGGTGACGACGGGAGCCAACGCCGCCGCCTATCCCGGGCCGCCCGCGCCGGTGGAGGTCCGCGCGGCCGACGTCGCCGCGGTGGCCAAGGTCGCCGCGCCCCGCGCCGGTGGCGCCGACCCGGCGGCCTACCCCGACCGCATTCCCGGCAAGGCGCCGATCACCGGCGGTTCGGTCGCCTTGTGCGTTCAGGGCAACCGGTTGCTCGTTTCGGCCGAATTCCCGCTTTCCCCTGGTGCCAAAGCCATCCAGGTCGCCACCCGGACCGAAGCAAGGGTGGCGGACGAGGTGTTCGTGCCTCCGTCGGGGGGAGCCGTCGTCGTCGAAGCCGGCTCGGCCACCACCTACCTGGTGACCGATACGGGCCGGAAGTACCCGGTGGTGAGCGCGCAGGCGCTGTCCTCGCTCGGCTACGGAGGAGTGGCCAAGCCGCCGGTCGCAGGTAGTTTGCTGGCATTGGTGCCGACGGGCCCCGCGCTGGACCCGGCCACGGCCGGGCGGCCGGCTCCGTCGGGTGGAACGGGGTGA